A window of the Buchnera aphidicola (Periphyllus koelreuteriae) genome harbors these coding sequences:
- the gyrA gene encoding DNA gyrase subunit A, translating into MNIFAKEIIEIEIEKELKNSYLDYAMSVIIGRALPDVRDGLKPVHRRILFAMHILNNKWNKPYKKSARIVGDVIGKYHPHGDTAVYDSIVRMAQFFSLRYILIDGQGNFGSIDGDSPAAMRYTEIRMSKIAHTLLNDLDKNTVKFVKNYDGSEKIPEILPAEIPNLLINGSSGIAVGMATNIPPHNLNETINACLKYIKNPKISLKNLMKYIPGPDFPTFGIINGKSGIKKAYKTGKGTIYIRARIKIENNIKTKKKSIIIYQLPYQTNKAKLIEKIANLVKEKKIDGISALRDESDKDGMRIVIEIKKEFISEIILNQLYLLTSLQVSFGINMVALYKGKPKLLNLKNIIKSFIYHRKEIVTKRCIFNYKKYKKKMILLEGLTVALENIDKIIFYIKNSKKTKEAKISLLSQKWNITNFTQKLINKENKNKNKNKIKHKKYIFSDKQVNKILNTKLNSLTNLENKKIIVQYKKIKKKIIYLENILNDHNKMIKVIESELKLIKKNFGDKRKTEIINKKSNINIKDIIPSEDVVVTLSHSGYVKYQPITEYEAQKRGGKGKYAAKMKKEDYIENLLIANTHDTILCFSSKGIIYWMKIYQLPEASRHSRGKPIVNLLPLNVKERITAILPLNKYQDKKNIFMATSLGIVKKTSLKKFKNPRNKGIIALHLKKNDKLIGVSLTSGNDNIMLFTSKGKVVQFSEKYVRSMGRTATGVKGIKIKKKDKVVSLIIPKKKGEILVITKKGYGKRTKIKEFPIKSRSTKGVISIKITKKNKSVVKAIQVNQNNQIIIITNSGKLVRTRVSEINILKRNTQGVILIRMFKKEKVVGLQKIQEDLI; encoded by the coding sequence ATGAATATATTTGCAAAAGAAATAATAGAAATAGAAATAGAAAAAGAATTAAAAAATTCTTATTTAGATTATGCAATGTCAGTTATTATTGGAAGAGCCCTTCCAGATGTACGTGATGGGTTAAAACCAGTTCATAGAAGAATACTTTTTGCAATGCATATATTAAATAATAAATGGAATAAACCTTATAAAAAATCAGCACGAATTGTAGGAGATGTAATTGGAAAATATCATCCTCATGGTGATACAGCAGTTTACGACTCTATTGTACGTATGGCTCAATTTTTTTCATTAAGATATATATTAATTGATGGACAAGGAAATTTTGGATCAATTGATGGAGATTCACCAGCAGCAATGAGATATACAGAAATTAGAATGTCAAAAATAGCACATACTTTATTAAATGATTTAGATAAAAATACAGTAAAATTTGTAAAAAATTATGATGGATCTGAAAAAATACCAGAAATTTTACCAGCAGAAATACCTAATTTATTAATAAATGGATCATCTGGAATTGCGGTTGGAATGGCTACAAATATTCCTCCACATAATTTAAATGAAACAATTAATGCTTGTTTAAAATATATAAAAAATCCAAAAATTAGTTTAAAAAACTTAATGAAATATATTCCAGGTCCTGATTTTCCTACATTTGGAATTATAAATGGAAAATCTGGAATAAAAAAAGCATATAAAACAGGAAAAGGAACAATATATATTCGAGCAAGAATTAAAATTGAAAATAATATAAAAACAAAAAAAAAATCTATAATAATATATCAATTACCATATCAAACAAATAAAGCAAAACTAATAGAAAAAATTGCTAACTTAGTAAAAGAAAAAAAAATAGATGGTATTTCTGCTTTAAGAGATGAAAGTGATAAAGACGGAATGAGAATAGTAATTGAAATTAAAAAAGAATTTATTTCTGAAATTATTTTAAATCAATTATATTTATTAACATCTTTACAAGTTTCATTTGGAATAAATATGGTTGCATTATATAAAGGAAAACCAAAATTATTAAATTTAAAAAATATAATAAAATCTTTTATTTATCATCGAAAAGAAATTGTTACCAAAAGATGTATTTTTAATTACAAAAAATATAAAAAAAAAATGATTTTATTAGAAGGTTTAACTGTAGCATTAGAAAATATAGATAAAATTATATTTTATATTAAAAATTCAAAAAAAACAAAAGAAGCAAAAATATCTTTATTATCTCAAAAATGGAATATTACTAATTTTACACAAAAATTAATTAATAAAGAAAATAAAAATAAAAATAAAAATAAAATAAAACATAAAAAATATATTTTTTCAGATAAACAAGTAAATAAAATATTAAATACAAAATTAAATAGTTTAACAAATTTAGAAAATAAAAAAATAATTGTTCAATATAAAAAAATTAAAAAAAAAATAATATATTTAGAAAATATATTAAATGACCATAATAAAATGATTAAAGTAATAGAATCAGAATTAAAATTAATTAAAAAAAATTTTGGTGATAAAAGAAAAACAGAAATTATAAACAAAAAATCAAACATAAATATTAAAGATATTATTCCTTCTGAAGACGTAGTAGTAACTTTATCACATTCTGGATATGTAAAATACCAACCTATAACAGAATATGAAGCTCAAAAAAGAGGAGGAAAAGGAAAATATGCAGCAAAAATGAAAAAAGAAGATTATATAGAAAACCTATTAATAGCAAATACCCATGATACAATATTATGTTTTTCAAGCAAAGGAATTATATATTGGATGAAAATATACCAATTACCAGAAGCTAGTCGTCATTCACGAGGAAAACCAATAGTTAATTTATTACCATTAAATGTAAAAGAACGAATAACAGCAATTTTACCTTTAAATAAATATCAAGATAAAAAAAATATATTTATGGCAACTTCTTTAGGAATAGTTAAAAAAACTTCTTTAAAAAAATTTAAAAATCCAAGAAATAAAGGAATTATTGCTCTTCATTTAAAAAAAAATGATAAATTAATTGGAGTATCTTTAACTAGTGGAAATGATAATATTATGTTGTTTACTTCTAAAGGAAAAGTTGTTCAATTTTCAGAAAAATATGTAAGATCTATGGGAAGAACAGCAACAGGTGTAAAAGGAATTAAAATAAAAAAAAAAGACAAAGTTGTTTCATTAATTATTCCTAAAAAAAAAGGAGAAATTTTAGTAATAACTAAAAAAGGATATGGAAAAAGAACAAAAATAAAAGAATTTCCAATAAAATCTAGATCTACAAAAGGAGTCATTTCAATAAAAATTACTAAAAAAAATAAATCAGTTGTAAAAGCTATTCAAGTTAATCAAAATAATCAAATAATTATAATTACAAATTCTGGAAAATTAGTTAGAACTCGAGTATCTGAAATTAATATTTTAAAAAGAAATACACAAGGTGTAATATTAATAAGAATGTTCAAAAAAGAAAAAGTTGTTGGATTACAAAAAATTCAAGAAGATCTTATATAA
- the nrdA gene encoding class 1a ribonucleoside-diphosphate reductase subunit alpha, which translates to MKEKLYVIKRNGKKEKLNLEKIHKVLNWASKGLKKISISEVELKSRIQFYNGITTIKIHETIIKSASDLISIKNTDYQYLSARLAIFHLRKKVYGKFHPPKLYQHVKRMVKKKKYDKNLLTMYSKKEFKKMNNFIDHTRDMNFSYAAVKQMEGKYLIKNRITGKIYETAQFLYILISACIFIKYPKYKRLKYVKKFYNSISKFKISLPTPIMAGVRTPMRQFSSCVLIECDDNLNSINATANAIIKYVSRRAGIGINAGKIRAIGSPIRNGEAFHTGCIPFYKHFQTAVKSCSQGGVRGGSATLFYPIWHLEIENLIVLKNNRGIEENRIRHMDYTVQINKLMYKRMILEKKITLFSPSDVPNLYKYFFSNQKKFKNLYIKYENNKNIRKKKIKALDLFALILKERTSTGRIYIQNVDHCNSHSAFNPKKAPIKQSNLCLEITLPTKPINNINDKNGEIALCTLSAINLGKIKSLKEIYNISNLIVRALDEILDYQEYPIVSAKKSAHNRRSLGIGVINFAYYLAKNKVRYSDGSANNLTHQTFEAIQYYLLKSSYKLAKEKGKCKFFNDTNYSKGILPIDTYKKDIDLICSEPLHLNWEKLRKKIIKYGLRNSTLSAQMPSETSSQISNATNGIEPPRGFMSIKASKDGILKQIVPKYNKLKSYYELLWDMPNNIGYLQLSGIIQKFIDQSISTNTNYDPKKFLNEKIPIKQLIHDLLIAYKFGLKTLYYQNTKDESKIFKKSLLKKNNNLNCDNGACFI; encoded by the coding sequence ATGAAAGAAAAATTGTATGTCATAAAAAGAAATGGAAAAAAAGAAAAACTTAATTTAGAAAAAATTCATAAAGTATTAAATTGGGCATCAAAAGGATTAAAAAAAATTTCTATTTCAGAAGTAGAACTTAAATCAAGAATACAGTTTTATAATGGAATTACAACAATTAAAATTCATGAAACTATTATAAAATCAGCATCAGATTTAATTTCTATAAAAAATACAGATTATCAATATCTATCAGCAAGATTAGCTATCTTTCATTTAAGAAAAAAAGTATATGGAAAATTTCATCCACCAAAATTGTATCAACATGTAAAAAGAATGGTTAAAAAAAAAAAATATGATAAAAATTTATTAACTATGTATTCTAAAAAAGAATTTAAAAAAATGAATAATTTTATTGATCATACAAGAGATATGAATTTTTCATATGCAGCAGTTAAACAAATGGAAGGAAAATATCTAATAAAAAATAGAATTACAGGAAAAATATATGAAACTGCTCAATTTTTATACATTCTAATTTCTGCATGTATTTTTATAAAATATCCAAAATATAAAAGATTAAAATATGTTAAAAAATTTTATAATTCTATATCAAAATTTAAAATATCTTTACCTACACCTATTATGGCTGGAGTAAGAACCCCAATGAGACAATTTAGTTCTTGTGTATTAATTGAATGTGATGATAATTTAAATTCAATTAATGCCACAGCAAATGCAATTATAAAATATGTTTCTAGAAGAGCAGGAATAGGAATTAATGCAGGAAAAATAAGAGCTATTGGTAGCCCTATTAGAAATGGAGAAGCATTTCATACAGGATGCATACCCTTCTATAAACATTTTCAAACAGCAGTAAAATCTTGTTCTCAAGGAGGTGTAAGGGGTGGGTCAGCAACGTTATTTTATCCAATTTGGCATTTAGAAATTGAAAATTTAATTGTTCTTAAAAATAATAGAGGAATTGAAGAAAATAGAATTAGACATATGGATTATACTGTACAAATTAATAAATTAATGTATAAAAGAATGATTTTAGAAAAAAAAATAACATTATTTAGTCCATCAGATGTACCAAATCTATATAAATATTTTTTTTCAAATCAAAAAAAATTTAAAAATCTTTATATAAAATATGAAAATAATAAAAATATTAGAAAAAAAAAAATAAAAGCATTAGATTTATTTGCATTAATATTAAAAGAAAGAACTTCTACAGGAAGAATTTATATACAAAATGTTGATCATTGTAATTCACATAGTGCATTTAATCCAAAAAAAGCACCAATAAAACAATCTAATTTATGTTTAGAAATCACATTACCTACTAAACCAATTAATAATATTAATGATAAAAACGGAGAAATTGCTCTTTGTACATTATCTGCTATTAATTTAGGAAAAATAAAATCATTAAAAGAAATTTATAACATTTCAAATTTAATTGTTAGAGCTTTAGATGAAATATTAGATTATCAAGAGTATCCAATCGTTTCCGCTAAAAAAAGTGCACATAATAGAAGATCATTAGGAATTGGAGTAATAAATTTTGCCTATTATTTAGCAAAAAATAAAGTTCGATATTCAGATGGAAGCGCTAATAACTTAACTCATCAAACATTTGAAGCAATTCAATATTATCTTTTAAAATCATCATATAAATTAGCAAAAGAAAAAGGAAAATGTAAATTCTTTAATGATACGAATTATTCAAAAGGAATATTACCAATAGATACATATAAAAAAGATATTGATTTAATATGTTCTGAACCATTACATTTAAATTGGGAAAAATTAAGAAAAAAAATAATAAAATATGGATTAAGAAATTCAACTTTATCAGCTCAAATGCCATCAGAAACATCTTCTCAAATTTCAAATGCAACAAATGGAATAGAACCACCTAGAGGATTTATGAGTATAAAAGCTTCAAAAGATGGAATTTTAAAACAAATTGTACCAAAATATAATAAATTAAAATCATATTATGAATTACTTTGGGATATGCCAAATAACATAGGGTATTTACAATTATCAGGAATTATTCAAAAATTTATTGATCAGTCTATTTCAACAAATACAAATTATGATCCAAAAAAATTTTTAAATGAAAAAATACCAATAAAACAACTTATACATGACTTACTTATAGCATATAAATTTGGTTTAAAAACTTTATATTATCAAAATACAAAAGATGAATCTAAAATTTTTAAAAAATCATTATTAAAAAAAAATAATAATTTAAACTGTGATAATGGAGCATGTTTTATTTAA
- a CDS encoding nucleotide exchange factor GrpE produces the protein MNLSKNKKNIKEKEKKKKNIMNQLNKIKILKEKIDEKKKQIKELPLRFFATIENIKKNTKNQCLLIKKDKKIEFFKKIFLIIDKLEKIIKNILNLKDKNNPKLQGISLIYQSLLDVIKKNNIQIEGIIGEEYNKNIHQLKNKQKIKKHSKIKKIFKKGYSINKKIIRKVLVKI, from the coding sequence ATGAATCTTTCAAAAAATAAAAAAAATATAAAAGAAAAAGAAAAAAAAAAAAAAAATATAATGAATCAATTAAATAAAATAAAGATATTAAAAGAAAAAATTGATGAAAAAAAAAAACAAATTAAAGAATTACCATTAAGATTTTTTGCAACTATTGAAAATATTAAAAAAAATACAAAAAATCAATGTTTATTAATAAAGAAAGATAAGAAAATAGAATTTTTTAAAAAAATATTTTTAATTATAGATAAATTAGAAAAAATAATTAAAAATATATTGAATTTAAAAGATAAAAATAATCCAAAATTACAAGGAATTTCCTTAATTTATCAATCTTTATTAGATGTAATTAAAAAGAATAATATACAAATAGAAGGAATTATTGGAGAAGAATATAATAAAAATATTCATCAATTAAAGAATAAACAAAAAATAAAAAAACATTCTAAAATAAAAAAAATTTTTAAAAAAGGATATTCAATTAATAAAAAAATAATTAGAAAAGTATTAGTTAAAATATAA
- the grxD gene encoding Grx4 family monothiol glutaredoxin — MNTILKIKNQISKNPIILYMKGSPQFPSCGFSAKAVQILLNLQVKFYHIDILENDDIRKELPKFSNWPTFPQLWVDGELIGGSDIMFELFKNGKLKKIINHSIKKNIS, encoded by the coding sequence ATGAATACAATTTTAAAAATAAAAAATCAAATTTCTAAAAATCCTATTATTCTTTATATGAAAGGATCTCCTCAATTTCCAAGTTGTGGTTTTTCAGCAAAAGCAGTTCAAATTTTATTAAATTTACAAGTTAAATTTTATCATATAGACATTCTTGAAAATGATGATATTAGAAAAGAACTTCCAAAATTTTCTAATTGGCCAACTTTTCCTCAATTATGGGTAGATGGAGAATTAATAGGTGGAAGTGATATTATGTTTGAATTATTTAAAAATGGAAAATTAAAAAAAATTATTAATCATTCTATAAAAAAAAATATATCTTAA
- a CDS encoding Fe-Mn family superoxide dismutase translates to MTYKLPDLSYNYDDLEPYFDSKTMKIHHKGHHQAYINNLNNILINTKFINYKEDELLSNLEFIPKKNRNYIKNNFGGYINHNFFWKILKKNTILKGILKKEIEKYFINFENFKKCFINIAMNHFGSGWVWLVQSKKKLLITTTVNQDNPKMSKFFIKNTGFPIIGLDLWEHAYYLKYKNKKLEYIQSYFNIINWDQASINFEKSFF, encoded by the coding sequence ATGACATATAAATTACCTGATTTAAGTTATAATTATGATGATTTAGAACCATATTTTGATTCAAAAACTATGAAAATTCATCATAAAGGGCATCATCAAGCATATATTAATAATTTAAATAATATTTTAATTAATACAAAATTTATAAATTATAAAGAAGATGAATTATTATCTAATTTAGAATTTATTCCAAAAAAAAATAGAAATTATATAAAAAATAATTTTGGTGGTTATATAAATCATAATTTTTTTTGGAAGATATTAAAAAAAAATACTATTTTAAAAGGAATTTTAAAAAAAGAAATAGAAAAATATTTTATTAATTTTGAAAATTTTAAAAAATGTTTTATAAATATTGCTATGAATCATTTTGGTTCAGGATGGGTATGGTTAGTTCAATCAAAAAAAAAATTATTAATTACCACAACTGTAAATCAAGATAATCCAAAAATGAGTAAATTTTTTATAAAAAATACAGGATTTCCAATTATTGGATTAGATTTATGGGAACATGCATATTATTTAAAATATAAAAATAAAAAATTAGAATATATTCAATCTTATTTTAATATAATAAATTGGGATCAAGCATCTATAAATTTTGAAAAATCATTTTTTTAA
- the rnt gene encoding ribonuclease T, whose translation MNKIKNKSLLSKRFRTFYPVVIDVETAGFNPITDALLEIAVITLNMNDYGWLKVEKKIHFHVKPFQGSLIKKEALSFNKIDPFNPLRGAVSEKLAFKEIFSIIYNGIKKYGCSKAIIVAHNANFDHSFIMSASERIKIKKNPFHPFATFDTATLSGLAVGQTVLSKACRAIGLSFDNSQAHSALYDTLQTANLFCEIINRWKKLGGWPINNKKNNNDKKI comes from the coding sequence ATGAATAAAATAAAAAATAAGAGCCTTTTAAGTAAAAGATTTAGAACTTTTTATCCAGTTGTTATTGATGTAGAAACTGCAGGATTTAATCCTATTACTGATGCATTACTAGAAATTGCAGTTATTACATTAAATATGAACGATTATGGATGGTTAAAAGTTGAAAAAAAAATACATTTTCATGTAAAACCATTTCAAGGTTCATTAATTAAAAAAGAAGCTTTATCTTTTAATAAAATTGATCCATTTAATCCTTTAAGAGGAGCAGTTAGTGAAAAATTAGCATTTAAAGAAATTTTTTCTATAATCTATAATGGTATTAAAAAATATGGATGTAGTAAAGCAATAATTGTAGCTCATAATGCAAATTTTGATCATAGTTTTATTATGTCAGCATCAGAAAGAATTAAAATAAAAAAAAATCCATTTCATCCATTTGCAACATTTGATACAGCAACTTTAAGTGGATTAGCAGTTGGTCAAACTGTTTTATCTAAAGCATGTAGAGCAATAGGATTATCTTTTGATAATAGTCAAGCTCATTCTGCATTATATGATACTCTTCAAACAGCAAATTTATTTTGTGAAATAATAAATCGTTGGAAAAAATTAGGTGGATGGCCAATAAATAATAAAAAAAATAACAATGATAAAAAAATATAA
- a CDS encoding DUF2076 domain-containing protein produces MNTQEKTLIIDLFKRLKKAEKNSLKRDKEAENLIKKYMINQSNSVYYMIQTILVQELAIKNLNISIQNLQKKNNLLKNLKYKKSFLSGLLDKYVPSSNKKNLNVNNNFKENVTNDINRNNEQLNTNYNDNFKNNMGGGNSFLGNALQTATGVASGMIVGNILMNLFNRKNEEIFDYSNNNFILEDLDNVNNSNFKDELTNSNELLNEIKNDQNNLENFQDNENYFKNDNILEKEDEDLNNKIDDQEDYKYNILNDENILDNNIEDYDNND; encoded by the coding sequence ATGAATACTCAAGAAAAAACTTTAATAATAGATTTATTTAAAAGATTAAAAAAAGCTGAAAAAAATTCATTAAAAAGAGATAAAGAAGCAGAAAATTTAATAAAAAAATATATGATTAATCAGTCTAATTCTGTATATTACATGATTCAAACAATTTTGGTTCAAGAATTAGCGATAAAAAATTTAAATATTTCTATACAAAATTTACAAAAAAAAAATAATTTATTAAAAAATTTAAAATATAAAAAAAGTTTTTTATCTGGATTATTAGATAAATATGTTCCATCTTCAAATAAAAAAAATTTAAATGTTAATAATAATTTTAAAGAGAATGTTACAAATGATATAAACAGAAATAACGAACAATTGAATACAAATTATAATGATAATTTTAAGAATAATATGGGAGGAGGTAATAGTTTTTTAGGAAATGCTTTACAAACTGCAACGGGAGTAGCTAGTGGTATGATTGTTGGAAATATTTTAATGAATTTGTTTAATAGAAAAAATGAAGAAATTTTTGATTATTCAAATAATAATTTTATTTTAGAAGATTTAGATAATGTAAATAATTCTAACTTTAAAGATGAATTAACAAATTCTAATGAATTATTAAATGAAATTAAAAATGATCAAAATAATTTAGAAAATTTTCAAGACAATGAAAATTATTTTAAAAATGACAATATTTTAGAAAAAGAAGATGAAGATTTAAATAATAAAATAGATGATCAAGAAGATTATAAATATAATATTTTAAATGATGAAAACATCTTAGATAACAATATTGAAGATTATGATAATAATGATTAA
- the ung gene encoding uracil-DNA glycosylase, with amino-acid sequence MIYTWENLLKNKKKEIKKLIYKINKKRLNEKIFPKKKEVFNVFRFTKFKNIKVVILGQDPYVKKNQAHGLAFSVKSKNNFPPSLKNIFKEIKSDINKNIKFKSGYLKKWADQGVFLLNSILTVSYKIPGSHINFGWEEITDYVIYLINLYHFGVIFLLWGNFAKKKKKFINLNKNYVFCASHPSPLSAYKSFFGCKHFSKVNEILIRQKQKIIDWSID; translated from the coding sequence ATAATTTATACTTGGGAAAATTTATTAAAAAATAAAAAAAAAGAAATTAAAAAATTAATTTATAAAATTAATAAAAAAAGATTAAATGAAAAAATTTTTCCAAAGAAAAAAGAAGTATTTAATGTTTTTAGATTTACTAAATTTAAAAATATAAAAGTAGTAATTTTAGGTCAAGATCCTTATGTTAAAAAAAATCAAGCTCATGGTTTAGCTTTTTCAGTAAAATCAAAAAATAATTTTCCTCCATCTTTAAAAAATATTTTTAAAGAAATAAAATCTGATATAAATAAAAATATAAAATTTAAATCAGGTTATTTAAAAAAATGGGCTGATCAAGGAGTATTTTTATTAAATTCTATTTTAACAGTTTCTTATAAAATTCCTGGTTCTCATATAAATTTTGGGTGGGAAGAAATTACTGATTACGTAATTTATTTAATTAATTTATATCATTTTGGTGTAATATTTTTATTATGGGGAAATTTTGCTAAAAAAAAAAAAAAATTTATTAATTTAAATAAAAATTATGTTTTTTGTGCATCACATCCATCTCCTCTATCAGCTTATAAAAGTTTTTTTGGATGTAAACATTTTTCTAAAGTAAATGAAATATTAATTCGTCAAAAACAAAAAATAATTGATTGGAGTATAGATTAA
- the nrdB gene encoding class Ia ribonucleoside-diphosphate reductase subunit beta: MKFSTFSKKKNNQLKEPMFFGQSVNISRYDQQKYIIFEKIIEKQLSFFWRPEEIDLSKDRIDFKKLSKNEKHIFISNLQYQTLLDSIQGRSPNIAFLPITSIPELETWIETWSFSETIHSRSYTHIIRNITNFPDKIFQNIIDNKNILKRAQDISKYYDKLIELTYYWNIFGEGKHIINNKEKKINLKKIKKMLYLCLISVNALEAIRFYVSFACSFSFAEREIMEGNAKIIKLIARDEALHLTSTQHIINILHTKKTEGMIEISSKYKKEAYKIFITVATQEKEWSKYLFKNGSILGLNKEILCQYIEYITNIRMKAIGFEPYFKIYSNPIPWINSWLISENVQNAPQETETTSYLVGQIDSDISSNLFKNFKL; this comes from the coding sequence ATGAAATTTAGTACTTTTTCTAAAAAAAAAAATAATCAACTCAAAGAACCAATGTTTTTTGGACAATCTGTTAATATATCAAGATACGATCAACAAAAATATATTATTTTTGAAAAAATAATAGAAAAACAACTATCTTTTTTTTGGAGACCAGAAGAAATTGATTTATCTAAAGATAGAATTGATTTTAAAAAATTATCTAAAAATGAAAAACATATCTTTATAAGTAATTTACAATATCAAACTTTATTAGATTCTATACAAGGAAGAAGCCCAAATATTGCTTTTTTACCTATTACTTCAATACCAGAATTAGAAACATGGATTGAAACATGGTCTTTTTCAGAAACTATTCATTCTAGATCTTATACTCATATTATTAGAAATATTACTAATTTTCCAGATAAAATATTTCAAAATATAATTGATAATAAAAATATTTTAAAAAGAGCTCAAGATATTTCTAAATATTATGATAAATTAATAGAATTAACATATTATTGGAATATCTTTGGAGAAGGAAAACATATCATTAATAATAAAGAAAAAAAAATTAATTTAAAAAAAATTAAAAAAATGTTGTATTTATGCTTAATTAGTGTAAATGCTTTAGAAGCAATTAGATTTTATGTAAGTTTTGCTTGTTCTTTTTCATTTGCAGAACGAGAAATTATGGAAGGAAACGCAAAAATTATTAAATTAATTGCAAGAGATGAAGCTTTGCATCTTACAAGTACTCAACATATTATTAATATATTACATACAAAAAAAACTGAAGGAATGATTGAAATCAGTTCAAAATACAAAAAAGAAGCATATAAAATATTTATAACTGTTGCTACACAAGAAAAAGAATGGTCAAAATATTTATTTAAAAATGGATCAATATTAGGTTTAAATAAAGAAATTTTATGTCAATATATTGAATATATAACGAATATTCGAATGAAAGCTATTGGATTTGAACCTTATTTTAAAATCTATTCTAATCCAATTCCTTGGATAAATTCTTGGTTAATTTCTGAAAATGTACAAAATGCTCCACAAGAAACAGAAACAACATCTTATTTAGTTGGTCAAATTGATTCTGATATATCATCAAATTTATTTAAAAATTTTAAATTATAA
- the yfaE gene encoding class I ribonucleotide reductase maintenance protein YfaE encodes MKKNKIIIKNKNYKVIYTKNKISLLKILIKNNIPIDYQCKEGYCGTCRIILIQGKVYYLKKYTLASLQKNEILSCCCIVDSNIKIKI; translated from the coding sequence ATGAAAAAAAATAAAATAATTATAAAAAATAAAAATTATAAAGTTATATATACAAAAAATAAAATTTCATTATTAAAAATACTTATAAAAAATAATATACCAATAGATTACCAATGCAAAGAAGGCTATTGCGGAACATGTAGAATAATTTTGATTCAAGGAAAAGTATACTACTTAAAAAAATATACTTTAGCTTCTTTGCAAAAGAATGAAATACTTTCTTGTTGTTGTATAGTTGATAGTAATATAAAAATAAAAATATAA
- a CDS encoding redoxin domain-containing protein yields MSLVTQKAPNFSTSAILKNGKITENFNFKKYISKKKCVLFFWPMDFTFVCPSEIIAFNKFYNEFKIRNVKLIGISIDSIFVHLAWQKTKYKNGGIGPIKYVMASDIKREIQKSYGIEHPNLGVALRASFLIDEDRIIRHEIINDLPYGRNIKDMLRMIDALTFHKKFGNVCPANWKKNEKGIKPTPKGISKYLSNNMNT; encoded by the coding sequence ATGTCATTAGTTACTCAAAAAGCGCCAAATTTTTCTACTTCAGCAATTTTAAAAAATGGAAAAATAACTGAAAATTTTAATTTTAAAAAATATATATCAAAAAAAAAATGTGTTTTATTTTTTTGGCCAATGGATTTTACTTTTGTTTGTCCATCTGAAATAATTGCTTTTAATAAATTTTATAATGAATTTAAAATAAGAAATGTAAAATTAATAGGTATATCTATAGATTCTATATTTGTGCATTTAGCATGGCAAAAAACTAAATATAAAAACGGAGGAATTGGTCCTATAAAATATGTAATGGCTTCAGATATTAAAAGAGAAATACAAAAATCTTATGGAATAGAGCACCCTAATTTAGGAGTAGCATTAAGAGCATCTTTTTTAATAGATGAAGATAGAATAATAAGACATGAAATAATAAATGATCTACCATATGGAAGAAATATAAAAGATATGTTAAGAATGATAGATGCATTAACATTTCATAAAAAATTTGGAAATGTTTGTCCTGCAAACTGGAAAAAAAATGAAAAAGGAATAAAACCAACACCAAAAGGAATATCAAAATATTTATCTAATAACATGAATACATAA